The nucleotide sequence AAACAGGATTTGTGTTATGATCATGATAGGATATTGAGGACGCGACATCATGACTTCCCTTGATCAACAGTTCAACCAGGCTGCACTCCATTGGGACTTGGACACGCTTTATACTGACCTCGCCTCTGCTAAGGGAAAACGTCTAACTCCGATGGAAAAGCTGCATTTGCGGGGGTTGTTGTCTGGGTTTAGTCCGGCGGAAATTGCTGAACAACTGGGAAAGAACGTTAAAGGAGTGAAAACTGACCTCTGTGTGACCTTATATCGATATGTGAAAAGTTTGGTTGATAAGTTAGATGCTCGGATAGAAAGTTGGCGAGAAGTGACTGAATGGTTAGAAGAAGCCGGATATAAACGACAGACACCCCCTGAGATTCCCGTTGATAGTTTGCTGACTGAAAAAAGTGTTGTTAATGTTAATAATATTCATATTGAAAATCATCAGTTAGTTGTTGTTTTTAGTTTAAAAATCCCTACAACATCCGCTACTTCAGAATCAAAGAAATATTCAGAGATCACAGAAAACTCAATAATTGCTGAAAATTTAGTTAATTAATAGTAGTTTTAGAGTTAGCGAAACGCTATCAAATTCCGGTAAAAACCTTATAACTCAAAAAACGTCAGGAATTACAAAGACAGATTTCTTTACGAGAACAATTATATGAAATTTTAGCGATCGCTACCAGTTTTTATCAACACGCTTTAAGACAATCAGAAAGACTTCAAGCCTTTAGTGTATAATAAGGCTAAATTAGATTATAGAAGGATAGTTCTATGACTGCCAACTTAATTCAAGCGTCATCTCCATCTATTGCCAAAGTGACTTATCCTGTGTTAATTCAACAACAGGATGAAGAATATATAGTAACAGTATTAGGTTTAGACTGTAAAGCTAAAGGTTCAAGTCGAGAAGCAGCACTAGAACAATTATTAGAACAAGTTAATGCTATTCTGAAACAAAGTGAAATTGTGCAGTTAGAAATTCCTCTACCCAAACCGGAACATCCTTGGATGAAATTTGCAGGAATGTATAAAGATAACCCACTTTTTGATGAAGTACAAGATTATATAAAAGCAGATCGAGAGCAACTTGATGCTGAAATGGAAGAATATTATTTTCAACTTGAAGCAAAGGAGGAAATAAAGTGAGTTTGTGGGTACTAGATACAGATCATATAACACTTTTTGAAAATCAACATCCTCTAGTTATAGAGCGTGTTATGGCAACTGATCCTGACGAGATTACTGTTACTATTATTACAGTAGAAGAACAAATGAAAGGATGGTTAAATGCAATTCAGCAATCTTCTCAATCTAATCGATTAATTTGGGGGTATAAAGGTTTACAAGATGGATTAAAGTTCTTTCAAACAATTCAAGTATTAGATTTTGATCAGGATGCTTACAATTGCTATATAGAGTTAGTCCGTCAAAAAATTAGAATTGGTACAAGAGATTTACGCATTGCTGCAACTGTAATTTCTAAAAATGGAATTTTAGTAACACGCAATCGACAGGATTTTGAACGAGTTCCTGGGTTGAGGTTTGAAGATTGGAGTAAAGATTAAAGGGATCATCAAGGGTATTTTATGGCAAAATAAAGATTTACAATTTTAATCTTATCTCTAATGCTGACTCCCCGAATTCATCCCGATACCATAGAGGACGTTAAGGAACGTGCTGATATTTACGATGTTGTTTCCGAGAAAGTGGTCTTGAAACGACGGGGGAAAGATTTTGTGGGGTTGTGTCCCTTTCATGAAGAAAAAACGCCGAGTTTTACCGTGAGTCCCACGAAACAAATGTTTTATTGTTTTGGATGTGGGGCGGCAGGAAATAGCCTGAAATTTATCATGGATTTGGAGAAACGTTCCTTTAGTGAGGTGGTTTTAGAGTTAGCAAAACGGTATCAAATCCCGGTAAAAACCTTAGAACCCGAAAAACGGCAGGAATTACAAAGGCAGATTTCTTTACGAGAACAATTATATGAGATTTTAGCGATCGCAACAAGTTTTTATCAACACGCTTTAAGACAATCAGAAGGATTACAAGCTTTAGATTATTTAAAATTAAAACGTCATATTAAAGAAGATACGATTCAATATTTTCAGTTAGGATACGCCCCCCAAGGATGGGAAACTCTCTATGATTATCTAGTTGAACAAAAACATTTTCCGGCGGAATTAGTCGAACAAGCGGGGTTAATTGTGCCTCGAAAAACAGGGAATGGCTATTATGATCGGTTTCGAGATCGGTTAATGATTCCCATTCAGGATAGTCAAGGGCGAGTGATTGGATTTGGAGGTCGGAGTTTAGGGGATGAACTACCCAAATATCTCAATTCTCCTGAAACAGAATTATTTGATAAAGGTAACACATTATTTGCCTTAGATAAAGCCAAAAATGCGATTAGTAAACAGGATTTAGCGATTGTTGTTGAGGGATATTTTGATGTGATCGCTTTACATACGGCTGGAATTGAGAATGTTGTAGCTTCTTTAGGAACTGCTTTAAGTTTAAATCAAGTAAGGCAGTTAGTTCGTTATACAGAATCCAAACAAATTATTCTCAATTTTGATGCGGATGCTGCGGGAAATAAAGCCGCAGAACGTGCCATTGGAGAAATTGAAAATCTGGCTTATCAAGGCTATATTAATTTACGGATTTTAAATATTCCTTCTGGGAAAGATCCTGATGAATTTTTAATTCATAATTCTGCCGAAGATTATCAAAAATTAGTCTTAAATTCTCCCTCGTGGATTGAGTGGCAAATTCAACGATTATTAATCGGAAAAAACTTGGAAACCGTTGCCCAGTCACAACAAGTTTCAAAAGTGATGGTAGAATTATTAAGAAAAATTGACAATGGCATACAACGGACTCACTATATTCAATACTGTGCTGAACTTCTCAGTCAAGGACAATCTCGATTAGTTCCTTTATTCGCTAAAAATTTACAAACCCAAGTTAATAAACCTTATTCAGATCATGAAAAACAAAAGGTATCTTCTGATTTACTTCCTCTTAATTCTGAACGCAGTTTATTAGAAGAAGCAGAAGTTAAACTACTGAGAATTTATTTACATTGTCCTGAATACCGTCTGACCATTCAGGATGCCTTAGAAGCGAGAGATTTACAGTTTAGTTTAGCCCATCATCGGTTTCTCTGGCGAGAAATTACCAACATTGAAGAAATAGCTGAAAAAGATTTAGATTCCGTTGATTTAATTTTGGAATTACAACAGGTTTGTTTACAAGAAAATCAACCAACAAAACAATTTTATCATCTCTTTTATTTGGATGAACATACAGAAATTGATATCCGTCGCGCCCGCTTAGTGATTCGCAGTTCTGTGGCTTCTATTGAAACGGTTATTTGTCAAAAAAGACGAGATATGGCTTTAAAATTATGGCAGGAAACAGATGTGGGAAAAGAGCAAAATTTGGCTCAAAAATATTATCAACAAATTGATGCAGAAACCAAATGGATGTGGGAATTAAAACGAATTCGGGATACTCAATTTGATGATTTAATTTCTGTTCCTTTAGGGGGAATTAATTTTAATTAAAAATTAGATAGTGTCCCTTTAAATGTGCCATTTTTTTGATTGAAACATCATATATAGCAATCCTAAATAGGTTGTAATATTAAATCCTAAAATTGATACTACAGATAATCGCCTAAATCCCCTGTAGTAGAGACGTTGCATGCAACGTCTCTACTACAGGGGACAGATGCGTAGCAAACATTTAAAGATTTCATATAATATTTTATCGTAGGGGTGGCGTCCTTCCAAACCCTCTTTGCGCCTGGGTTTGGTTTCCAAACTCCTACAGAACTTTATTAAGTAGTATAAATGTAATATAGCGAGCCTAAGTGACGCTAGAGAAAGTAAAATAACTAGACTCGAATTCCCCAAAATAGCAAACTATCCTAGGGAAATACAGAGGGAAAAGTTGACTGAAATATAAATAAAATGAATCTAGGATAAGAACCTACTCATAAATGGCAACTCTTCCTGATTAACGCCAATGAAATTGTAAAGTAGAGTGTTCACTTTGGAAAGTTTTATTATTCATTAATTTGAAAATTTCCCCTTGATTACACCCATCCGCTATCCACTATCTAATAGCAATTAAATCCGCCAATACCCCCCTCTAAATTAAACCTTTTAAGTTGACTGAAACCCTTATTTGAGTTCAATAATTCACGGGTTTACAAGGCGGATTAACACTTTAATCATTCCAGAAGGAGTCAATGATGTTACACAAAAGTCTGCTAATTTTAACCGTAACCCTGTTATCAATGATAACCTCTACGCCAGCGAAAGCTTCAGAGTTTATTCCGTCGAGTTTTTCTGTGGAGTCTCCCTGTCCTATTCTGAATACTACATCCCAACAACAACTTTTACCTTCTCTGTGTCCCCAAGCTAGAGAGGAAGGTCAGGAAATCATTCAAGATACGGGTAGACCTCCACGGGATTAATATTAAAGATCAGCCCCGGCATCACTGGAACAAATTCTAATCACCCTCATCCCCCCAGTAGAGATATGAAGTTTCAACTCAATATCTCTACTGTTTTTTGTTTCAATCTCCTAGGAGTAGGGCTTTGAACGGTATGACAACCCCAGAAACTGTAATCCTGATTGCTGATTTTGTGATAAAGTTAAAAATTGTAAAGAAATATGAGAGTCAGATGATCTCCGGGTTAACAAAAAACCCATATTGCTTACATTTATAGACATTGATAGGAACTTCCATGCAACAGAATTGGCTGCACAGATTGCTTCTCTCTCTTGCTGTATTTGCTCTAGTGCTTTCGACTTGGGCATTTGCACCCGTTGCTCATGCGTTTAATAATCCTGATTTACTGCCTAAAATTCAAACCCCCGTTATTGACCTCGCCGGAATTTTGACCGACGTTCAGGAAAACCTATTAGCAAAAGATATAGAAGAGTTTGAAACCCAAACCGGATGGAAACTGAGAGTTTTAACTCAATTTGACCAAACCCCCGGTCGCGCCGTTAAAGACTATTGGGGACTGGATGATAAAAGCGTTTTATTAGTCGCCGATGAACGGGGTGGGAATATTCTCAACTTTAGCGTCGGTCGTCAGGTTTACCCGTTTCTGTCTCGGACATTTTGGGTAGAATTACAAACGCGCTTCGGAAATCAATATTTTATTCGAGAAAATGGAGAAGACCAATCGGTACTCCAATCCATTGATACGATTCAAGGCTGTTTAGTTCAAGGTGGCTGTCGAGTCGTTCCCGGACTTCCTCAAGAACAGTGGATTTTAACCTTAATTACCTCGGCTCTCGGTGGAATCATTTGTGGTATTGCCAGTATTCCCCGCAAACCTGGACAAGTGATTGCATGGCAATGGGCGTTAATCTTCTCTCCTCTGTGGGGGATTTTATTTATTGCCTTTGGAATTGGCCCTGTTGTTTCTCGTACCCAGGAATGGCTTCCCCTCGTTCGCAATATTTCTGGCTTCCTGATTGGTTTCTTAGTGGCTTATCTCACTCCGGTGTTCAATCACTCCTCCTCCCCAGAAGCTTAAGAATGTTGACCGTTGGCGGTTGACGGTTAATTGTCAAGGTGCGTGGACGCTGGCAACGACCTTACTCCTACACTCTGTTCTCGTCACAACGCCAACAACCTGATACACTGAATAAGTTGTAATCTGGTTGTGCTAAGTCAATTTTTCTTAGCCGCAGAACTGAAGAAGCTAACAATCGGCGAGTCACAATGGAATGGCATATTACCGATGCCCAGAGTTTAGGAATTATTGATGACGAAATTGGCGATCATGTATTTTCGCCAGCCGAATACGAAATTGTTCGTCGGGTGATTTATGCGACGGCGGATTTTGAATATAAAAGTTTAGTTCGTTTTTCTGACCAAGCGTTACAAGGGGGGGCGGCGGCTTTAGCGGCTCGGACAACGATTGTCGTTGATGTGCCAATGGTACAGGTGGGGATTACTCCCCGCATTCTTTCGACTTTTGCGAATCCTGTTTATTGTTCGATGGAGGCGGTAACACGACCCCAACGAGAAAAAACCCGCTCGGCTTGGGGGATTGAAACCTTGGCAAAGCGCTATCCTGAAGCGATTTTTGTTATTGGTCAAGAACAAACAGCCCTTTCTGCCATTGTCGATTTAATTGAAGCGGATGAGATTAAACCGGCTTTAGTGATTGCCACTCCTTCTGGTTTTGTCGGGGCTGATGTCGCCAAGTCCCGTTTAAATGATTCGATGGTTCCCCATGTTCGTATTGACGGACGCAAGGGTAGTGCAGTTGTGGCGGTGGCCTTAGTCGATGCCTTAGTTGATCTGGCTTGGCAAGCCTATGGTCGAGAAGGCAATGGCAGTTAGAGGGGTTTGGGGTATCCGGTACAAAATAGGGGAAAATTAAGGTCTGACTCCTAACTCCTTCCCCCATCAGTCCTATAATTTTTGAGGTTTTATATCACAGTTTTGCTAGTTTGTCAAGGAGGAGTCGAGAAGGCGGAAATTGAAGACGTGCGCGATGTTAGCTGATTTTAGGGAATTTTTGAAGGCTTGAATCAATTTTTAACGATAGAATGGCTGTTCGGGCTGATTTTTTGGAGCTAAGATACAAGAATAACAATTTAGTCTATCTACTAAAATGCTAACATTTGCTCCAAACCTTGTCAAGTCGTTCCCTTAATAAAAATAATTCTCATTAATTTGGCTTTTATTAAGAATTGTAAACCCACGATTGTTTTGAAATTTAAAATTGTTTAACTAGATATATTAGATTAGTTAATAATTTTAGGTTAAAAAACAGCTATTTTTGGGGTCTTCATCACACCGGGCGGTTAAAACATAGTTTGAAGGTAGACTCTCCGATTTTATTCAGTGGAGGACTTTATTTTTGAGTTTAAGAATTTCTGGAAATCGCTTAATTAAAACTTTACCAGGGGAAGAAACACGCCCCACATTAGCGCGGGTTAGAGAAGCGGTTTTTAATATTTGGCAGGGTCAAATAGAAGGCTGTCGCTGGTTAGATTTATGTACGGGTAGTGGTTCAATGGGAGCCGAAGCATTAGGCCGGGGAGCATCAGTTGTGATTGGGATAGAACAACATAGAAAAGCTTGTCAAGTGATTCAAGAAAATTGGCAAAAAATTGCCGATTCTTCCCAACAGTTTCAAGTTATACGAGGGGATATTTTAGGAAAGTTAAAAACTTTATCTGGGCAACAATTTGATTGTATTTATTTTGATCCGCCCTATGATAGTAATCTTTATCAACCCACCTTAGAGGCGATCGCCCAATATCAACTACTATCTGCGGAGGGAGAGATTGCCGTTGAGCATCATCCCCATCGTTGGCAAATTCAACCTATTACGGGGTTAGAAATTTGTCGAGAAAAAATCTATGGAAATTGTGCTTTAACGTTTTATTGTTTAAAATAATAGAATCAGGAATAAATGCCCTCTAATTGGAGTTTTTATGTCTTACGAACAAGAAAAGCAAATTGCAATTGCAGCGACATTAGCGGCTGGAAAACTATGTGAAAAAGTGCGCCGCAGTATCCCGCCTGCGATGGAGAAAAGTGATAAAAGTCCGGTGACAGTTGCTGATTATGGTTCTCAAGCCATTATTTGTAAAGCACTAGCAGAAGTCTTTCCCAATGATCCCGTTGTCGGGGAAGAAGATGCAACGGAATTGCAAACTCCAGAAATGGCAGAAAATTTAGCAAAAATTACCCAATATGTACAAGAAATTATTCCTGATGCCACCTCAGAACAAGTCACAGATTGGATTAATAAAGGAAATGGAAAAGTTGGAAATCGCTTTTGGACATTAGATCCCATTGATGGCACAAAAGGATTTTTAAGACAAGATCAATATGCCATTGCTTTAGCTTTAATTGAAGATGGGGAAGTTAAAGTTGGGGTGATGGGATGTCCGGCTTATCCGGTGGAAAATCATGAACCGGGAGCTTTATTTGTGGCGGTGCGAGGACAAGGCGCAACGATGATAATTTTGGCAACGGGTGAAGAAATTCCGATTCAAGTTGTGCCGGAAAATGATATCGAAAATCTTCGGTTTGTGGGCAGTGTTGAAGCCAGTCATGGAGATATTGATCGTCAGGATGCTGTAGCAAAAGCAGTCGGAATTATTGCTCCGGCGATTAAAATGGATTCTCAGGCCAAATATGGGGCGGTTGCTTCTGGAAAAGCGGCGTTATATTTGCGACTTCCTTCTCCTAAAACTCCTAATTATCGAGAGAATATTTGGGATCATGCGGCGGGAGCAATTGTTGTTGAAGAAGCGGGAGGACGAGTTAGTGATATGTTTGGTAAACCTTTAGATTTTGCCTCTAATCCTAAAATGTTAGATAATCGTGGTATTTTAGTTAGTAATGGCATTATTCATGATACGGTTTTATCGGTATTGACTCAATAAATTTCTCCGAGTTAATCAGGATTAAACCTAGGATAGAATTAAGATCGTTTTAGGGCGAGGAGATCCATCCGTGTTAACTTAACTCCAAAAAGCTATAATCAGAGCTTTGATCAGATGTCCCTAAATCCCCCTTAAAAAGCAGGGGGTTTTCATTTTACAAAATTGGCGGCTCAATTTGACTCCCCAATTTTGTAAAATGAGGCAAAAAAACTGTCAGTATTGTCTTAATTTTTAAGTTCTGGGCTATATGTTTTCCAGTCAAGAAAGATGACCCATAAACTACTACTAAGAGCGGCGGCAAAGAAACACCACACTGAAATAAAAGTAGTTTGATAAAAGCTATCCGCCAAAATAAAAGAAAGAATAAGCAAAATGCCAAATAGCATTAATAACCGTTGGCTTGAGATCAAAAAGGGAAGACTTATCACTAGCAAATACAAATATTTACAAATCTCATAAAAAGAGATAAACTTAAAATCATATATTAAATTAAGATGATACAATAAATTGCCTGAATAATTAGTAGCCAAAACTTCTTCTCGAATTACACAACTCAGAAGATAAATTCCTAAACCTAATCCGATGATTGTCAACGTTAAAATTACTTTTTGGCGAAGGGGATCTTTTTCTAATAAATACACAGAAACCGGGCATAAAATTAACCAAACTCCTGTAGCAAAGCTTAAAAAACCATAGGCTCCTATAGAATATAGAAGAGATGATTGATGATCTAAATTTAACCAGACCATTCCCTCCAGAAATTGCTGAGTTGCAAATAATAACGGAAAAGAAGCTAATAAAATCTGATTTTTTGAGGTCGTTTGTGTTAGTGTCGCAATTCCTAACACCGATAAGGAGAGACTGGCGGTAAAACTTGCCGTTGCTGAAAAGCACATAAAAATATTAGACTCCTAAGTTCTTAAAACCGTAGATTTTTTGAATACATCGTTAACAAGTCTGTTGATTTCTCTGCTTTTCCTGGTGAAGTACCACTGCCAACGTTTCACTTATGGCGTGGGCTTCCTCCTTCGCGGACAAATGCCTCCCCCAAAACCAAGTTTGAGATTGGTCTTACTTCATCTCCAGAGGCTAAAACGCCACTTCCTGACGCTAAAAAATAGTCCCGCAAATTACACGCTGCATTGATATCTCGATCATGCAGCTTTCCGCATTTCGGGCATTCCCAAATTCTGATTTGTAAGGGCATAGACTTCATTTTATGCCCACAACAATTACAGGTTTTAGAACTGGGAAACCCTCGATCTACAAAAACAACAACCTTGCCTTGTTCTTGGGCTTTATACTCAGTTAATGTTTGTAACATTCCCCAAGTAGCATCCGTTATTGATTTAGCTAAACAATGGTTCTTACTCATGCCTTTAATATTCAGATCCTCAAACACGATGACTTGATTTTCGTCTACTAACTTGCGGGAAAGTTTATGATGAGAATCTGATCGACAATTAGCAATTTTATTGTGAACTTTAGCGACTTTAATCCTAGCTTTTTTCCGGTTTTGACTGCCTTTGAGTTTTCGAGAGAGGCGTTTTTGGTATTTAGCTAGTTTCCGTTCATACTTCCGATAGAATTTGGGAGGTTTAATTTTCTCCCCATCAGAAGTTACAATTAGCGAATCTAAGCCTAAATCAATACCAATTACTTTTCCCTGGGTTGAGGTTTCTGGGTATTCTCCAGCTATCTCAATTCTCAAGGAAGCAAAATACTGACCACCAGGCGTCATAGAGACGGTAATTGATTTCACTTTTCCTTTGATAGGTCGGTGAAATTTAACTTTAACTTCACCTAACTTAGGAAGTTTAATTGTTGATTGGGTTAGCTTAAATGCCTGGGGATAGGTTACGGATTGTTTACGATGTTTTGACTTAAATCTAGGATGCTTCCCGATTCCTTGAAAGAAGTTTTTAAAAGCTTTATCTAAATTCTTTAGGGATTGTTGAAGAACTTGACTTGCTACTTCAGTTAACCAGGGTTTTTCCTGTTTGAGTCCGGGTAATTGATTGGCGCATTTGACATAACTTAACCCCTGACCTGTGTTTTGATAAGTATTGTTCCACTCCGCCAAAAAGTGATTGTACACGAATCGAGCGCACCCAAACTCTTTGGAGAGTTGGATACGCTGTTCTTCTGTGGGATACAATCGGACTTTTAAAGCGGTGAACATAATAACTATGATAGACTTTCTACTAAGATAATATAATTTAACGGCGAATATGTTTCTAGCTGTGGTGAATATAAGACTTGAAAAACTCAAGTCTTATATTCACCGAACAAGAGCGTCCAAACTAAGCAGAATATTATTATTTTTTAATGTCCCGCAATTCATCCAGACACCAACGATTCGATGAGTGATTTTTGTCCCTTCTTGCTCCCATTTGCGATACATTAGAACAACAGGGCAAGTTACTATACAGCATTAAGAGGATATTGTATTCGTGGTAGCCGTGAATCAACCGATTACAGTCAATGATCAAAATCTAATTGAAAAAGCACTTTTGCTAAAAGTGAAACGACTGACTTCTGCACGAGGACAACTGGTGCTTCCTTGTGCCCCTGCTTTGCTAGAGGAATATATGAGTCAGTTTAACGCTTTGTTAATCGCATTGGGGCAGAACTTTACCTCAGATGAATTAAATGGGTTACGTCAGCTTGTAGAACGAAAACTCAATGAAGGATATCAAGCTTCACCCCATGCTCGTTTAGTGTTTAAATATGAACCCCCTAACCCCACCCACGGATTAACCAGTGGATTAAAAATCACGGTGACAACGGAAGTAGCCTCTTTAGAAAATAAATATCAACGCTGGTTAACCACCCGTGAAGGGCCGTTGTTTGGGTCACATCCCGATGCCAAATTAATGGCGGTCGTGTCCGAGTTATCGGACCCAGCCCGCAGTCCCATTTTAGATATTGGGGCGGGTGTAGGTCGTAATACTCTGCCTTTAGCGCGAAAAGGACATCCCGTAGATGCTGTCGAACTGACCCCAGACTTTGCTCAAATTATTGCCAAGGAAGCCAAAGAAAACAACTTACCCATTCGGGTGATTCAAAGCAATATTCTCAACCCGGCTTTAGTTTTGCCAGCTAATTATTATCGATTAGCTTTAATTGCAGAGGTGATTTCCCATTTTCGCAACTTAGAGGATGTCCAAACTCTATTAACAAAAGTGTGTGATGCAGTTGTTCCTGGGGGGTTAATTTTATTCAATACGTTTATCACCCATGACAACTATGAACCCAATAATAAAGTGCGGGAAATGGGGCAAATTCAATGGTCATACTTGATTACCCGTCCTGAAATTAATCTGCTGTTAAAAAGTTTACCCCTAGAACTGATATCCGATGAGTCAGTTTATGAATATGAACGTGCTCATCTACCCCCGGAAGCTTGGCCCCCTACCAATTGGTTTGAACATTGGTCACAGGGTCGAGATATTATCCCCATCCAAAACCCGCCCATCTCTCTGCGTTGGTTACTATGTCGGGTTAAGAAATAATTCAGCCGTTTCCGCTTCTCGATTCCCCCGTTGGCTACAATAGGGGGGATTGTTTAATCAACTTGACACCGTAGGATAGAAGATATTAGCACTCATTGGTCAGGAGTCAAACAGCCCATGTCGGAAGAGTTAACCCCCTCCCTGTTTCCTGTGGACTCTCCTCCACCCAGTCAACCCGCCTCTAAATTAGGATTTTTAGGCGTTTTTAAAGCATGGCCTGAATATAATAAAGGCAATCGATTTTATAAATTAGGACGCTATGAATTCGCCTTTGAACGATATGATCAAGCGGTGAATTATAAACCCGATTGGTATTCTGCCTGGTTAAGACGGGGAAATAGTTTGCGGAAATTAAAACGTTATAAAGATGCCTTAGCGTCCTATGATCGGGCGATTAAAATTAAACCAGAAGATTATTGGGCGTGGACGTTTCGGGGTATTGCTTTAGCTAAATTAGAACGATGTGAAGAAGCGGTGGCTTCCTTTGATAAAGCGATTACTATTGAACCGGAAAATTTTGAAGCTTGGTATGAACGGGGTTTAGCGTTAGAAGCGTTATTACAATATAAAGCAGCAGCAGCTTCTTATAAACGAGCTATTGAAATTAAACCGAATGTTTCTTCGATTTGGTATCATCAAGCCAATGCTTTAATGAATGAAGAACGTTATAGCGATGCGGTGGCTTCTTATGATCGGGCAATTCAATTACAGCCTGCTAATTATGAAGCTTGGTTTAATCGGGGTGAAATGTTATTAAGTCAACAGAAATATGCCGATGCGATCGCCTCTTATGAACAAGCCATTCAATTGCAACCCAAGAGTTATCAAGCCTGGTTTAATCGAGGAATTGCTTTACAAAAATTACGGCGATATGCAGAAGCGATTACCTCCTATGATACGGTCATTCAACTGCAACCCCAGGATTATGAAGTTTGGTTTTATAAAGGCATGGCGTTGCTGCATCATCAACACCATCAAGAGGCTTTAAATTGTTTAAATCAAGCCTTACAAATTAATCCTGATTCGGCTGCGATTTGGATTAGTCGCGCTCAAGCCTTATTAGATTTAAAACAATATCAAGCCGCGATCGCATCCTTTGATAAAGCAACCCAATTAAACTCTAATTTTCCTGAAGCTTGGTTAGGTCGAGGCAAAACCCTGTGTGAACTCGGACAATATCAAGAAGCAATTATTGCCTATGATAATGCCTTGCAAATTCAACCGGATTTTCTGGATGCTTGGAATTGTCGAGGAGAAGCGTTAGAAAAATTAGATCGGTTTGAAGAAGCGTTAATTGCCTACGATAAAGTGGTACAAATG is from Planktothrix sp. FACHB-1365 and encodes:
- a CDS encoding TPM domain-containing protein, yielding MQQNWLHRLLLSLAVFALVLSTWAFAPVAHAFNNPDLLPKIQTPVIDLAGILTDVQENLLAKDIEEFETQTGWKLRVLTQFDQTPGRAVKDYWGLDDKSVLLVADERGGNILNFSVGRQVYPFLSRTFWVELQTRFGNQYFIRENGEDQSVLQSIDTIQGCLVQGGCRVVPGLPQEQWILTLITSALGGIICGIASIPRKPGQVIAWQWALIFSPLWGILFIAFGIGPVVSRTQEWLPLVRNISGFLIGFLVAYLTPVFNHSSSPEA
- a CDS encoding type II toxin-antitoxin system HicB family antitoxin, with protein sequence MTANLIQASSPSIAKVTYPVLIQQQDEEYIVTVLGLDCKAKGSSREAALEQLLEQVNAILKQSEIVQLEIPLPKPEHPWMKFAGMYKDNPLFDEVQDYIKADREQLDAEMEEYYFQLEAKEEIK
- the rsmD gene encoding 16S rRNA (guanine(966)-N(2))-methyltransferase RsmD; amino-acid sequence: MSLRISGNRLIKTLPGEETRPTLARVREAVFNIWQGQIEGCRWLDLCTGSGSMGAEALGRGASVVIGIEQHRKACQVIQENWQKIADSSQQFQVIRGDILGKLKTLSGQQFDCIYFDPPYDSNLYQPTLEAIAQYQLLSAEGEIAVEHHPHRWQIQPITGLEICREKIYGNCALTFYCLK
- a CDS encoding DUF6629 family protein; this translates as MCFSATASFTASLSLSVLGIATLTQTTSKNQILLASFPLLFATQQFLEGMVWLNLDHQSSLLYSIGAYGFLSFATGVWLILCPVSVYLLEKDPLRQKVILTLTIIGLGLGIYLLSCVIREEVLATNYSGNLLYHLNLIYDFKFISFYEICKYLYLLVISLPFLISSQRLLMLFGILLILSFILADSFYQTTFISVWCFFAAALSSSLWVIFLDWKTYSPELKN
- a CDS encoding type II toxin-antitoxin system VapC family toxin produces the protein MSLWVLDTDHITLFENQHPLVIERVMATDPDEITVTIITVEEQMKGWLNAIQQSSQSNRLIWGYKGLQDGLKFFQTIQVLDFDQDAYNCYIELVRQKIRIGTRDLRIAATVISKNGILVTRNRQDFERVPGLRFEDWSKD
- the dnaG gene encoding DNA primase, which gives rise to MLTPRIHPDTIEDVKERADIYDVVSEKVVLKRRGKDFVGLCPFHEEKTPSFTVSPTKQMFYCFGCGAAGNSLKFIMDLEKRSFSEVVLELAKRYQIPVKTLEPEKRQELQRQISLREQLYEILAIATSFYQHALRQSEGLQALDYLKLKRHIKEDTIQYFQLGYAPQGWETLYDYLVEQKHFPAELVEQAGLIVPRKTGNGYYDRFRDRLMIPIQDSQGRVIGFGGRSLGDELPKYLNSPETELFDKGNTLFALDKAKNAISKQDLAIVVEGYFDVIALHTAGIENVVASLGTALSLNQVRQLVRYTESKQIILNFDADAAGNKAAERAIGEIENLAYQGYINLRILNIPSGKDPDEFLIHNSAEDYQKLVLNSPSWIEWQIQRLLIGKNLETVAQSQQVSKVMVELLRKIDNGIQRTHYIQYCAELLSQGQSRLVPLFAKNLQTQVNKPYSDHEKQKVSSDLLPLNSERSLLEEAEVKLLRIYLHCPEYRLTIQDALEARDLQFSLAHHRFLWREITNIEEIAEKDLDSVDLILELQQVCLQENQPTKQFYHLFYLDEHTEIDIRRARLVIRSSVASIETVICQKRRDMALKLWQETDVGKEQNLAQKYYQQIDAETKWMWELKRIRDTQFDDLISVPLGGINFN
- a CDS encoding helix-turn-helix domain-containing protein, which translates into the protein MTSLDQQFNQAALHWDLDTLYTDLASAKGKRLTPMEKLHLRGLLSGFSPAEIAEQLGKNVKGVKTDLCVTLYRYVKSLVDKLDARIESWREVTEWLEEAGYKRQTPPEIPVDSLLTEKSVVNVNNIHIENHQLVVVFSLKIPTTSATSESKKYSEITENSIIAENLVN
- a CDS encoding precorrin-8X methylmutase; translation: MEWHITDAQSLGIIDDEIGDHVFSPAEYEIVRRVIYATADFEYKSLVRFSDQALQGGAAALAARTTIVVDVPMVQVGITPRILSTFANPVYCSMEAVTRPQREKTRSAWGIETLAKRYPEAIFVIGQEQTALSAIVDLIEADEIKPALVIATPSGFVGADVAKSRLNDSMVPHVRIDGRKGSAVVAVALVDALVDLAWQAYGREGNGS
- a CDS encoding 3'(2'),5'-bisphosphate nucleotidase, yielding MSYEQEKQIAIAATLAAGKLCEKVRRSIPPAMEKSDKSPVTVADYGSQAIICKALAEVFPNDPVVGEEDATELQTPEMAENLAKITQYVQEIIPDATSEQVTDWINKGNGKVGNRFWTLDPIDGTKGFLRQDQYAIALALIEDGEVKVGVMGCPAYPVENHEPGALFVAVRGQGATMIILATGEEIPIQVVPENDIENLRFVGSVEASHGDIDRQDAVAKAVGIIAPAIKMDSQAKYGAVASGKAALYLRLPSPKTPNYRENIWDHAAGAIVVEEAGGRVSDMFGKPLDFASNPKMLDNRGILVSNGIIHDTVLSVLTQ